A section of the Triticum dicoccoides isolate Atlit2015 ecotype Zavitan chromosome 7A, WEW_v2.0, whole genome shotgun sequence genome encodes:
- the LOC119330499 gene encoding B3 domain-containing protein IDEF1-like — protein sequence MGGDGRPSDGGGGAGAGHPHLFQYQALLAAVHTQNPNHSHNLPFPLPPLNGPGPDASTHNAVRQPPTPRGFADWSASTSAFTSLAVQSTPSTATANAYHYSLSPCYAFWTHYMLNKNAYSYYPAPNQEHTHPFSLDNNQAKDPGSIPSFGIESFNTTSLAPNMSAHMPPMEGPLPTKEPEAPEDMPARVATIKDEMDARNGVELKCETVDALPELKQGHESCASKFNSGEYQVILRKELTKSDVANVGRIVLPKKDAEASLPPLCERDPVILQMDDMVLPITWKFKYRFWPNNKSRMYILDSTSEFVKTHGLQAGDALIIYKNPVPGKYIVRGEKAIQQTN from the exons atgggaggcgacggCAGGcccagcgacggcggcggcggcgccggcgccggccacCCGCACCTGTTCCAGTACCAAGCCCTCCTCGCCGCCGTGCACACGCAGAACCCCAACCACAGCCACAACCTCCCCTTTCCCCTTCCTCCCCTCAATG GACCTGGACCTGATGCATCTACACACAATGCTGTTCGCCAGCCTCCGACGCCAAGGGGGTTTGCTGATTGGAGTGCGTCTACCAGTGCCTTCACGTCCCTTGCTGTGCAGAGCACTCCTTCCACAGCTACTGCCAATGCATACCATTACAGCCTATCTCCTTGCTATGCTTTCTGGACCCATTACATGCTTAACAAGAATGCATATAGCTACTATCCTGCACCTAATCAGGAGCACACCCACCCTTTCAGCCTTGATAACAACCAGGCTAAAGATCCAG GTTCTATACCCAGCTTCGGGATCGAGTCATTTAATACAACATCCCTGGCACCAAACATGTCTGCTCATATGCCTCCCATGGAAGGACCCCTACCTACAAAGGAACCTGAGGCTCCAGAG GACATGCCTGCTAGAGTAGCTACAATTAAGGACGAAATGGATGCCAGAAATGGTGTTGAACTTAAATGTGAAACAGTTGACGCTCTTCCAGAGTTGAAGCAAGGTCATGAAAGTTGTGCCAGT AAATTCAACTCTGGAGAATACCAAGTTATTTTGCGCAAGGAATTGACAAAGAGTGATGTTGCGAATGTAGGAAGAATTGTGTTACCCAAG AAGGATGCAGAAGCTAGTCTTCCACCATTGTGCGAAAGGGATCCTGTGATACTGCAGATGGATGACATGGTGCTTCCGATTACGTGGAAATTTAAGTACAG GTTCTGGCCAAACAACAAAAGCAGAATGTACATCCTGGATTCTACAA GTGAATTTGTGAAGACACATGGTCTTCAGGCAGGGGACGCACTCATTATCTACAAAAATCCTGTGCCTGGCAAATAT ATTGTCCGAGGGGAGAAGGCCATTCAGCAGACAAATTAG